In a single window of the Oecophyllibacter saccharovorans genome:
- the acs gene encoding acetate--CoA ligase, protein MSAKLYPVLESTGRQALIDRKTYQDWYRESLEDPDAFWGRHGRRIDWFTPYTKVKNTDFTNDVTIRWYEDGVTNAAYNCLDRHLPARAGQTAILWESDDGAEVRRLTYDDLHEQVCRMANVLKKHGVRKGDRVSIYMPMVPEVTVAMLACARIGAVHSVVFSGFSPEALASRIIDCDSHFLITCDEGLRGGRTIALKNNADKAIDIAAAGGVEVEKTFVVQRTGGPTGWKPGRDLWVHEESATVSADCPPEPMNAEDPLFILYTSGSTGAPKGVVHTTGGYLVYASMTHEYVFDTHEGDVYWCMGDVGWITGHSYIVYGPLANGTTTVMFEGVPTYPHAGRVWEMINRHGVNSFYTAPTAIRALMGTGHTPPDMPALRLLASVGEPINPEAWEWYYHAVGKGRAPIMDTWWQTEAGGILITPLPGVTDLKPGSATRPFFGIRPELVDAEGQVLEGATAGNLCLADSWPGQMRTIHGNHQRFVDEYFRVYPGKYFTGDGCRRDNDGDYWITGRVDDVLNISGHRLGTAEIEAALDAHPLVAEAAVVGYPHPLKGQGIYCYVTLMASPETAAQRQDEDTLRRELVQQVRREIGPIASPDHIQFAPDLPKTRSGKIMRRLLRKIAEDELDSLGDTTTLADPSVVDDLIANRQNRRKAG, encoded by the coding sequence ATGTCTGCAAAGCTCTATCCGGTCCTGGAAAGCACTGGCCGGCAGGCGCTGATCGATCGCAAAACCTACCAGGACTGGTACCGCGAAAGCCTGGAAGACCCCGATGCCTTCTGGGGGCGACATGGCAGACGGATCGACTGGTTCACTCCCTACACCAAGGTCAAGAACACCGATTTCACCAATGATGTCACCATCAGGTGGTATGAAGACGGCGTCACCAACGCTGCCTATAACTGCCTTGACCGTCACCTGCCGGCACGCGCCGGGCAGACGGCCATCCTGTGGGAAAGCGACGACGGCGCTGAAGTGCGGCGGCTGACCTACGATGATCTGCATGAACAGGTCTGCCGCATGGCAAATGTGCTGAAGAAGCACGGTGTCCGCAAAGGCGACCGCGTGAGCATCTACATGCCGATGGTGCCTGAAGTCACTGTCGCCATGCTGGCCTGTGCCCGCATCGGTGCTGTTCATTCCGTCGTGTTCAGCGGTTTCTCGCCTGAGGCGCTGGCCAGCCGCATCATTGACTGTGACTCGCACTTTCTCATCACCTGTGATGAGGGATTACGGGGCGGCCGCACAATTGCGCTCAAGAACAATGCCGACAAAGCAATCGACATCGCCGCAGCAGGCGGGGTCGAAGTGGAGAAAACCTTCGTCGTGCAGCGCACGGGCGGCCCCACCGGATGGAAGCCCGGGCGTGATCTCTGGGTGCATGAAGAAAGCGCCACCGTTTCAGCCGACTGCCCGCCTGAGCCGATGAATGCGGAAGACCCGCTTTTCATCCTCTATACCTCGGGCTCCACCGGCGCGCCCAAGGGCGTGGTCCACACGACAGGGGGCTATCTCGTCTATGCCTCCATGACGCATGAATACGTGTTCGACACACATGAAGGCGATGTCTACTGGTGCATGGGCGATGTGGGCTGGATCACCGGTCATTCCTATATCGTCTACGGCCCCCTGGCCAACGGCACCACCACCGTCATGTTCGAAGGCGTGCCGACCTATCCCCATGCCGGTCGCGTCTGGGAGATGATCAACCGCCACGGGGTCAATTCTTTCTACACCGCCCCCACCGCCATCCGCGCGCTGATGGGCACTGGCCACACGCCGCCCGACATGCCTGCACTACGCCTTCTGGCTTCGGTGGGAGAGCCGATCAATCCTGAAGCCTGGGAATGGTATTACCACGCTGTCGGCAAGGGACGTGCGCCCATCATGGATACCTGGTGGCAGACTGAGGCAGGGGGCATTCTCATCACCCCCCTGCCCGGCGTTACAGACCTCAAGCCCGGCTCCGCCACGCGTCCCTTTTTCGGGATCCGCCCTGAGCTCGTGGATGCTGAAGGCCAGGTGCTGGAAGGAGCGACTGCCGGCAATCTGTGCCTGGCCGACAGCTGGCCCGGCCAGATGCGCACCATCCACGGCAACCATCAGCGTTTCGTGGATGAATATTTCCGGGTCTATCCCGGTAAATACTTCACGGGCGACGGTTGCCGACGTGACAATGACGGCGATTACTGGATCACCGGACGGGTCGATGACGTGCTGAATATTTCCGGCCACCGTCTCGGTACCGCTGAAATCGAAGCCGCCCTTGACGCTCACCCCCTGGTCGCAGAGGCCGCCGTGGTGGGTTACCCGCATCCGCTGAAAGGTCAGGGGATCTACTGCTATGTCACTCTCATGGCCAGCCCTGAAACAGCCGCACAGCGCCAGGATGAGGACACATTGCGGCGCGAACTGGTGCAACAGGTCCGGCGTGAGATCGGCCCCATTGCTTCCCCTGATCACATCCAGTTCGCCCCTGACCTGCCCAAGACCCGCTCAGGCAAGATCATGCGCCGACTCCTGCGCAAGATCGCCGAGGACGAACTGGACTCCCTGGGGGACACCACAACCCTGGCTGACCCAAGTGTCGTTGACGACCTGATCGCCAATCGGCAGAACAGACGCAAAGCCGGTTGA
- a CDS encoding cytochrome c1: protein MAERLAAVPSAARGAVIFQHVCSACHGLDRLQYADLLPLLEQAERADSTNAQKAHENAYRDLLSWAATRHATLASPIASPYPDPAAAKAANGGDMPPDLSVIVRTIRGGPAYVQAMLEGYRPPPPGLKLGPATYYNPVALTHHHRFHMPPPFHDGMDFGPYGQSATVTEMARDVTAFLVWSAWPHARARLLAGYGVLAYLAVLTAIMAGLTCLIWRCPPFGGEETQPGRRQDHE from the coding sequence GTGGCTGAGCGGCTTGCGGCAGTCCCTTCAGCTGCCAGGGGCGCCGTGATCTTCCAGCATGTGTGCAGCGCCTGCCACGGCCTCGATCGCCTGCAATACGCAGATCTCCTGCCCCTGCTTGAGCAGGCTGAGCGCGCAGACAGTACCAATGCGCAAAAGGCTCATGAAAATGCCTACAGGGACCTGCTCAGCTGGGCTGCCACGCGTCATGCCACGCTGGCTTCCCCCATCGCCTCGCCCTATCCGGACCCTGCCGCCGCCAAGGCGGCCAATGGAGGCGACATGCCGCCCGATCTTTCAGTCATCGTGCGCACGATCAGGGGCGGCCCGGCCTACGTGCAGGCCATGCTGGAGGGGTATCGCCCCCCACCTCCCGGACTGAAGCTGGGCCCGGCCACCTATTACAATCCGGTCGCCCTCACACATCATCACCGCTTCCACATGCCGCCGCCTTTTCATGACGGCATGGATTTCGGCCCGTACGGCCAGAGCGCAACGGTGACGGAAATGGCCCGGGACGTCACGGCTTTTCTGGTCTGGAGCGCCTGGCCGCATGCGCGTGCGCGACTGCTGGCCGGCTATGGGGTCCTGGCCTATCTTGCTGTGCTGACAGCCATCATGGCCGGGCTGACCTGCCTGATCTGGCGGTGCCCGCCTTTCGGCGGGGAAGAAACACAGCCAGGCAGGAGACAGGACCATGAATGA
- a CDS encoding aldo/keto reductase, which yields MPYRRLGRTDVKVSALCLGTMTFGQQNTEAEGHAQLDMAVSRGINFIDTAELYSIPPRAETYGATETIVGSWLKARGNRERIILATKVVGRSVNPWFRPDSMDKGARLRPEQIRYALENSLRRLQTDYIDLYQLHWPDRPLQLFGEGGTTYRAPTPAELADEVPIAETLGVLGELVQEGKIRHIGLSNETAWGVSQFLLESERAHLPRVVSIQNAYNLLNRTFEIGLAEFAMREQVGLLAYSPLGQGYLTGKYLNGARPPGARTTLFNRGNRYEKPGVDTAIEAYLALAREVGIDPVQLAVAFVTSRPFVTSNIIGATSLAQLEVILGSLDVTITPELLERIDAIHQLNANPAP from the coding sequence ATGCCTTATCGCCGCCTTGGCCGCACGGATGTGAAGGTCAGCGCCCTGTGTCTCGGCACCATGACCTTCGGCCAGCAGAACACGGAAGCCGAGGGTCATGCCCAGCTCGACATGGCTGTCAGCAGGGGTATCAACTTCATTGATACGGCCGAGCTTTATTCCATCCCGCCGCGTGCCGAAACCTACGGCGCTACCGAGACGATTGTCGGCAGCTGGCTCAAGGCGCGTGGCAACCGGGAGCGAATCATCCTGGCCACCAAGGTGGTCGGGCGCAGTGTCAACCCCTGGTTCCGGCCTGACAGCATGGACAAGGGCGCGCGTCTGCGGCCAGAGCAGATCCGTTACGCCCTGGAAAATTCCCTCCGCCGCCTGCAAACGGATTACATCGATCTCTACCAGCTGCACTGGCCTGACCGCCCGCTCCAGCTTTTCGGCGAGGGGGGAACGACCTACCGTGCCCCCACGCCTGCGGAACTGGCAGATGAAGTGCCTATCGCTGAAACTCTGGGCGTTCTGGGCGAGCTGGTGCAGGAAGGCAAGATCCGCCATATCGGTCTCTCCAATGAAACCGCCTGGGGGGTATCTCAGTTCCTGCTGGAAAGTGAACGGGCGCATCTGCCGCGGGTGGTGTCGATCCAGAATGCCTACAATCTGCTCAACCGGACCTTCGAGATCGGCCTGGCCGAGTTTGCAATGCGGGAGCAGGTCGGTCTGCTGGCTTATTCCCCGCTGGGGCAGGGCTATCTGACAGGGAAATACCTCAACGGCGCCCGCCCGCCTGGTGCGCGCACGACGCTCTTCAACCGCGGCAACCGTTATGAAAAGCCAGGCGTTGACACGGCCATTGAGGCTTACCTGGCCCTGGCGCGTGAAGTCGGCATTGATCCGGTGCAGCTGGCCGTGGCTTTTGTGACGTCGCGGCCTTTCGTAACTTCCAACATCATCGGGGCCACCAGCCTGGCACAGCTGGAAGTGATTCTCGGCTCTCTGGATGTCACCATCACGCCTGAGCTTCTCGAGCGCATTGACGCCATTCACCAGCTCAATGCCAATCCGGCGCCCTGA
- a CDS encoding MFS transporter translates to MKNLSAILALSLTAGLMVGAEYLPMPLLTSMAATLHVSAGTCGQSISVSSIFAIIASLCAPALASLMNMRRLLVSLALLLTASLLVGAMASELYLLMASRALLGVAVGAFWSLATSLVMRMFPREQVGHALSFIYTGNALAVSLLPALASYLGTLLGWREVFALFAIPLLGATLWLALAVPALPAVRPSQGTSIVSVLRRPLVRWGITGFMLAFCGMFEVMTYWRPILQDTVHAKPWQISAAYFALGVSAFCGTAVANWLVRKLTLYRTRVVLPAALAVVTLAFLWADRSFGTLIGLMLVWGAIQSIIPITASLWVADDIADAPEAAGGLMNACIQGSILTGAFIGGAMLDHWGGTGVIVASAVILVLCALVFARELICRPAPASPS, encoded by the coding sequence ATGAAGAACCTTTCTGCCATTCTTGCCCTTTCGCTCACCGCCGGTCTCATGGTCGGCGCCGAGTATCTGCCGATGCCCCTGCTGACCTCCATGGCCGCCACGCTGCATGTCAGCGCCGGCACATGCGGGCAGTCAATCAGCGTTTCCTCCATTTTCGCCATCATCGCCTCGCTCTGCGCCCCAGCCCTGGCCTCCCTGATGAACATGCGGCGCCTTCTGGTCTCGCTGGCCCTGCTGCTGACGGCTTCGTTGCTCGTCGGCGCCATGGCCAGCGAGCTCTACCTGCTCATGGCCTCGCGCGCGCTGCTGGGTGTGGCAGTGGGGGCTTTCTGGAGTCTGGCCACTTCACTGGTGATGCGCATGTTTCCGCGCGAGCAGGTGGGGCATGCCCTTTCTTTCATCTATACCGGCAACGCCCTGGCGGTTTCACTGCTGCCGGCCCTGGCCTCTTATCTCGGCACCTTGCTGGGCTGGCGGGAAGTTTTCGCCCTTTTCGCCATCCCCCTGCTTGGCGCCACGCTCTGGCTGGCCCTGGCCGTCCCCGCCCTGCCGGCCGTCAGGCCCAGTCAGGGCACGTCGATTGTCAGCGTGCTCCGCCGGCCGCTGGTCCGCTGGGGCATCACAGGCTTCATGCTGGCCTTCTGCGGCATGTTCGAAGTCATGACCTACTGGCGCCCGATCCTGCAGGACACTGTCCATGCCAAACCCTGGCAGATCTCGGCGGCTTATTTCGCGCTCGGCGTGTCGGCCTTCTGCGGCACGGCAGTAGCCAACTGGCTAGTCCGCAAGCTGACGCTCTACCGCACGCGCGTCGTTCTGCCAGCAGCCCTGGCAGTGGTAACCCTGGCCTTCCTGTGGGCTGACCGCTCCTTTGGCACTCTGATCGGCCTGATGCTGGTCTGGGGCGCTATCCAGAGCATCATTCCCATCACGGCCAGCCTCTGGGTGGCTGATGACATCGCCGATGCGCCGGAAGCGGCAGGCGGGCTAATGAATGCCTGCATCCAGGGCTCCATTCTTACAGGCGCCTTCATCGGCGGGGCCATGCTTGACCACTGGGGCGGAACAGGCGTCATCGTGGCCTCGGCCGTCATTCTCGTGCTCTGCGCGCTGGTCTTCGCCCGCGAGCTTATCTGCCGGCCTGCCCCCGCTTCCCCCTCCTGA